A region from the Arachis ipaensis cultivar K30076 chromosome B01, Araip1.1, whole genome shotgun sequence genome encodes:
- the LOC107614958 gene encoding protein transport protein SFT2 isoform X2 — MPNNKFICSICGAVRVSKGVRDLPGNFQSATSNVPSGKSLVYFGLFLASGIFFIFIAFTLFLPVMVVMPQKFAICFTLGCGFIIGSFFALKGPKNQLAHMLSKERLPFTLAFIGSMIGTIYVSMVRHSYVLSVMFSVIQVLSLGYYAISYFPGGSAGMRFLTSAFTSSIMRCFGR; from the exons ATGCCAAACAATAAGTTTATTTGTTCCATATGTGGTGCAGTCAG GGTTTCTAAAGGCGTGAGAGATTTACCAGGAAACTTCCAGTCTGCCACTAGTAATGTTCCTTCCGGCAAATCGCTCGTGTACTTTGGTTTGTTTCTGGCAAGTGGGATATTCTTCATTTTCATAGCATTTACATTGTTCCTGCCCGTAATGGTGGTTATGCCCCAGAAGTTTGCTATTTGCTTTACACTTGGATGTGGATTTATTATTGGATCATTCTTTGCTCTCAAGGGTCCAAAGAATCAGCTTGCTCACATGCTGTCGAAGGAG AGGCTTCCTTTCACATTGGCTTTTATAGGCAGTATGATTGGTACCATATATGTATCAATGGTGCGCCATAGCTATGTTCTTTCTGTGATGTTCTCCGTTATACAG GTTCTGTCACTTGGATACTATGCTATATCATATTTTCCTGGTGGATCTGCTGGAATGAGATTTCTGACTTCTGCTTTTACCTCTTCAATAATGAGATGTTTTGGGAGGTGA